A genomic stretch from Aedes albopictus strain Foshan chromosome 2, AalbF5, whole genome shotgun sequence includes:
- the LOC134286914 gene encoding uncharacterized protein LOC134286914, translating to MDGTVGNVMHTPSVSDQKKKKQHNIMDQKMNEFEFRRQAVTSKLQRIKLVLAKPEEITVHHLDTYLRRVDACYDEFNILQNEIYATFPDQRVQQEKQFIEFEQLYEGIRVAICSAVEAYRMQQVAAVRPRLADAAVAGEQQPVIVNQPAGLPAVPLPTFDGTYERWFRFKQLFQDLMQKHPGLSDATKLHYLTQSLKGKAENVISEQILNENNFQAAWNLLEERFENKRTIIDIHVGGLLNLKKMNKECSSDLRQLVEECSRHVEALEFHDQHMEGMSEQLVVSLLTSKLDKATLSLWESTITPKELPDYTETMQFLRNRCFVLERCEAGTSHRTNEGVKQKPQLTAPKQHVRVHTALQINEGVCVICDESHNINKCSALKQMTLPERIATVKEKQLCFNCLKRGHRVGQCKSRVCTVAGCGRKHHTQLHSEVPVPAEKAAEGSVPETKKEPPTQPEQTTSAVTCTSFTGKSVQPNKNEVILSTAVVQVKDTRGCYRSCRVLLDSGSQSNFMSENFVKMLRLKLDNVRVPIVGINGEKLTATQRTAAEVKSSCNESSWSLEFLIVPQVTGVLPLEKIDVRPWNIPPDLNLADPRFNIPARVDMLIGAELFFELLITERLKLDIGQPMLWRSELGWIVCGSYRSNQRPVVVTTAQCQPAETNLEDTVQRFWEQEEVPETTKLTTENEQCIEHFEKTHRRENGRFVVRLPFRNNVNQLGDTRHLAERRFLHLERRFVQSPELKQQYVSFINEYLALRHCRRVEHAGNEDHGYYLPHHAIVKPTSSTTRLRVVFDASARSDTNLSLNDVLITGPVLQDSLMAIVLRFRRYKYVFTADIVKMYRQIRVDESDSPYQKILWRENCQEPLNTLELTTVTYGTSCAPFCATACLKQLADDEQTEFPIASKVARKDFYMDDVLSGDDELQRALESQYQLTAMLQRGGFRLHKWCANTPELLERIPVNEREVQAKIEDHNPNEVIKTLGLLWDPKNDVFLFRTRTQDEMREFNTKRTVLSDTAKIFDPLGLLEPVTVVAKLFIQELWARGVNWDERLTAEQEARWRRFTQDLQRINELQIPRRALADDATAFEIHGFSDASQKAYGACVYLRSIKRDGTAAMHLLSSKTRVAPLPKKPGSKRSGKPFTIPRAELCGAHLMAKLVAAIIEHLDLEVHAIVLWCDSQIVLCWLNKSPDTLEVFVGNKVREIKQLTDGFEWRYINTKQNPADLASRGLSSSELQQSAIWWHGPSMLHNADYTYQHIEQPPCNDYELAALAHVSVQVQPCELLTRYSDFRRLQRIVAYIYRFLDNCRQKDGTRRRTGFLTVIELRSATQKIISLAQLEGFADEFRMLRSGQTAKSKLLALDPFIDREGMLRVGGRLKHANISFGKKHQLLLPRSHHVTKILIAALHKEHLHIGQQGLLAIVRQRYWPVRAKCTIRQIVKKCVRCFRMNPPEVVQFMGALPDYRVNPSPVFYSTGIDYAGPFFVRQGRRAAKVKAYVALFICMSTKAIHLELVSDLTSAAFLAALHRFVGRRGCPEKLVSDNATNFKGAHSELQELYKLLQSQQLQDEVDRFCAAKEIQWSFIPPRSPNFGGIWEAGVKAAKSHLKVILCEASLTYEEMNTVLVQIEAILNSRPLTQISNDANDLTALTPGHFLVGRELTAVPEPSYGNVRVSSLSRWQHLQKLKQDFWARWSAEYLSELQPRSKWYKGKVTIRPGMLVVIREDNVAPQLWHLGRITEVTPGAEGLVRVVKIRTTNGEVSRSVSKIAILPIEDSSEGMN from the coding sequence ATGGATGGCACAGTGGGTAATGTGATGCATACGCCGTCGGTTTCTGATCAAAAGAAGAAAAAGCAACACAACATCATGGATCAGAAGATGAACGAGTTTGAGTTCCGCCGACAAGCTGTCACGTCGAAGCTGCAGCGAATAAAGCTGGTACTTGCCAAGCCAGAGGAAATCACAGTTCATCACTTGGACACCTATCTGCGACGAGTGGATGCCTGCTATGATGAGTTCAACATCCTACAGAACGAGATTTATGCTACGTTTCCTGATCAACGAGTTCAGCAGGAGAAACAATTCATAGAATTCGAGCAGCTCTATGAAGGTATTCGAGTGGCGATTTGCTCTGCTGTGGAGGCATATCGAATGCAACAAGTTGCTGCTGTTCGACCCCGGTTGGCCGATGCCGCGGTTGCCGGCGAACAACAACCAGTGATTGTTAATCAACCGGCCGGACTACCAGCTGTCCCTCTACCAACCTTCGATGGGACATACGAAAGGTGGTTCAGATTCAAACAGCTCTTCCAGGATTTGATGCAAAAACATCCCGGATTGTCTGACGCAACCAAATTGCATTACTTGACGCAGTCACTGAAGGGAAAGGCGGAGAACGTGATCAGTGAGCAGATACTGAACGAAAACAATTTCCAAGCAGCCTGGAACTTGTTAGAAGAGAGGTTCGAGAATAAAAGGACGATCATCGATATTCACGTTGGTGGTCTTCTCAACCTAAAGAAGATGAATAAGGAGTGTTCATCAGACTTGAGGCAGCTTGTAGAGGAGTGCAGTCGTCACGTTGAGGCCTTGGAATTCCACGATCAACACATGGAGGGTATGTCCGAGCAGCTGGTGGTTTCACTGTTGACGTCCAAGCTTGACAAGGCCACGTTGAGCCTCTGGGAAAGCACCATCACACCAAAAGAACTGCCAGACTACACGGAAACCATGCAATTTCTGCGCAACCGTTGCTTTGTGCTTGAACGCTGCGAGGCAGGTACGTCACACCGAACGAATGAGGGCGTAAAGCAGAAACCGCAACTAACTGCTCCGAAGCAACACGTCAGGGTGCACACAGCTTTACAAATCAACGAGGGTGTATGCGTAATTTGTGATGAGTCGCACAACATCAACAAATGCAGCGCGTTGAAGCAAATGACGCTACCCGAGAGAATTGCGACGGTCAAAGAGAAGCAACTTTGTTTCAACTGCCTGAAACGAGGTCACAGAGTGGGCCAGTGCAAGTCCAGGGTCTGTACGGTAGCTGGTTGCGGAAGAAAACACCATACGCAGCTGCATAGTGAGGTTCCAGTGCCGGCGGAGAAGGCTGCTGAAGGAAGTGTTCCGGAGACGAAGAAGGAACCGCCCACCCAACCCGAACAAACAACGTCAGCTGTCACCTGCACCAGTTTCACCGGAAAATCTGTACAACCGAACAAAAACGAAGTGATTTTGTCGACGGCCGTAGTGCAAGTGAAGGATACTCGTGGATGCTACCGTTCTTGTCGAGTGTTGCTGGATTCGGGATCCCAATCCAACTTCATGTCCGAAAATTTCGTCAAAATGCTTCGACTGAAGTTGGATAACGTGCGAGTTCCCATTGTTGGGATCAATGGTGAAAAGCTAACGGCAACACAGAGAACTGCAGCCGAAGTTAAATCATCCTGCAACGAGTCATCGTGGAGTCTGGAGTTCCTGATAGTGCCACAGGTTACTGGCGTTCTTCCGTTGGAGAAAATTGATGTGCGTCCATGGAATATACCGCCCGACCTGAACCTAGCAGATCCCCGTTTCAACATTCCAGCTCGAGTAGACATGTTGATCGGGGCCGAACTCTTTTTTGAACTACTGATAACCGAACGCCTAAAGCTCGACATCGGTCAACCTATGCTATGGCGATCGGAGCTCGGTTGGATTGTTTGCGGTTCCTACAGGAGCAATCAGAGGCCAGTGGTGGTAACTACCGCCCAATGCCAACCGGCGGAAACAAATTTGGAGGATACTGTGCAGCGTTTCTGGGAGCAAGAGGAAGTTCCGGAAACGACGAAGCTGACAACCGAAAACGAGCAGTGCATCGAACATTTCGAGAAAACTCATCGTCGAGAAAACGGCCGCTTTGTTGTTAGGCTGCCCTTCCGAAACAACGTAAACCAGCTCGGAGATACACGACATCTTGCTGAGCGGCGATTTCTGCACTTGGAGAGGAGATTTGTACAGTCTCCAGAGCTGAAACAACAGTACGTATCGTTCATCAACGAATACTTGGCATTAAGACATTGCCGAAGAGTGGAGCATGCAGGTAACGAAGATCATGGATACTATCTGCCACACCATGCCATTGTAAAACCGACGAGCTCAACAACAAGACTTCGCGTTGTATTCGACGCATCGGCGCGTTCAGACACGAACCTTTCCTTGAACGACGTGCTGATCACCGGACCtgtactacaggacagtttgatgGCGATAGTCCTACGATTTCGTCGGTACAAGTACGTCTTTACAGCCGACATTGTTAAGATGTATAGGCAAATCCGGGTCGATGAGTCCGATTCGCCGTATCAGAAAATCCTGTGGAGGGAAAACTGTCAAGAACCGCTGAACACATTAGAGCTCACAACAGTGACCTACGGCACCTCTTGCGCACCGTTTTGTGCAACCGCTTGTCTCAAGCAGTTGGCGGACGACGAGCAAACGGAGTTCCCGATAGCATCCAAGGTAGCTCGGAAGGATTTTTATATGGACGACGTACTATCCGGAGATGATGAGCTGCAAAGGGCTCTGGAGAGCCAATATCAACTAACCGCAATGCTGCAACGTGGAGGATTTCGtctgcacaaatggtgtgcaAACACGCCCGAACTACTCGAACGGATTCCAGTCAACGAACGTGAAGTGCAAGCGAAGATAGAGGATCATAACCCCAACGAAGTGATCAAGACCCTTGGGTTACTGTGGGATCCGAAAAATGATGTGTTCCTGTTTAGAACGCGAACACAAGACGAAATGCGAGAGTTTAATACGAAGCGCACCGTTCTATCAGATACAGCGAAAATCTTTGACCCTCTTGGGCTTTTGGAACCAGTTACTGTCGTGGCCAAGCTTTTCATACAAGAGCTTTGGGCCCGCGGCGTGAACTGGGACGAACGATTGACGGCAGAACAGGAAGCCAGGTGGAGAAGGTTTACGCAAGACCTGCAGCGCATCAACGAATTGCAAATACCGAGAAGGGCTCTCGCAGACGATGCAACCGCTTTCGAAATTCATGGCTTCTCTGATGCCAGCCAGAAAGCATACGGCGCGTGTGTGTATTTGAGGAGCATTAAGCGAGATGGCACAGCTGCCATGCATTTGTTGAGCAGCAAAACCCGAGTGGCACCATTGCCGAAAAAGCCCGGCAGCAAACGGAGCGGCAAACCGTTCACTATTCCTAGAGCGGAGCTGTGTGGTGCTCATTTGATGGCGAAATTGGTAGCTGCGATAATCGAGCACCTGGATCTGGAAGTCCACGCAATCGTACTGTGGTGCGACTCGCAGATTGTGCTATGTTGGCTGAACAAATCTCCGGATACCCTGGAGGTTTTTGTTGGCAACAAGGTTCGAGAGATCAAACAGCTAACGGACGGTTTTGAATGGCGATACATCAATACGAAACAAAATCCAGCAGACTTGGCATCTCGAGGGCTGAGTTCATCGGAGTTGCAGCAGTCTGCCATCTGGTGGCACGGTCCGTCGATGCTACACAACGCTGACTACACGTACCAACACATCGAGCAACCCCCCTGCAACGATTACGAACTTGCAGCTCTGGCCCACGTGTCGGTTCAGGTGCAACCATGTGAACTGTTAACAAGGTATAGTGATTTCCGCCGTCTTCAGCGCATTGTGGCCTACATATATCGGTTCCTGGACAACTGCAGGCAGAAGGACGGTACCCGAAGGCGTACAGGATTCTTGACGGTAATCGAATTGCGTTCCGCAACGCAAAAAATTATCTCGCTGGCTCAACTTGAAGGCTTCGCAGACGAGTTCCGGATGCTGAGGAGCGGCCAAACGGCGAAAAGCAAGCTATTGGCGTTAGACCCGTTCATCGATCGTGAAGGAATGCTGAGAGTTGGTGGCCGCTTGAAACACGCTAATATTTCATTCGGCAAGAAACACCAGTTGCTGCTACCACGCAGTCACCATGTGACAAAGATTTTGATCGCGGCGCTACACAAGGAGCATCTTCATATCGGACAACAAGGATTACTGGCAATAGTACGTCAACGCTATTGGCCGGTACGAGCCAAATGCACCATCCGGCAAATAGTGAAGAAATGCGTCCGGTGTTTTCGaatgaatcctcctgaagttgTGCAGTTTATGGGAGCGTTGCCGGATTATCGGGTGAACCCCTCGCCGGTCTTCTACAGCACGGGAATAGACTATGCAGGGCCATTCTTCGTCCGGCAAGGTCGTCGAGCAGCGAAAGTGAAGGCATACGTGGCGTTGTTCATTTGTATGAGCACCAAGGCTATACATTTGGAACTTGTGTCGGATCTCACCAGTGCAGCATTCTTGGCGGCCTTGCATAGATTCGTTGGACGTCGTGGATGTCCGGAGAAATTGGTATCAGATAACGCAACCAACTTCAAAGGCGCCCATTCGGAGTTACAGGAGCTCTACAAACTGCTCCAGTCGCAACAACTGCAGGACGAAGTCGATCGCTTCTGTGCAGCCAAGGAGATCCAGTGGTCCTTCATACCGCCCCGATCGCCGAACTTCGGGGGTATATGGGAGGCTGGAGTCAAGGCGGCGAAATCCCACCTCAAGGTGATTTTGTGTGAGGCATCCTTGACCTATGAAGAAATGAACACGGTGTTAGTTCAAATAGAAGCAATATTAAACTCCAGGCCCCTAACGCAAATCTCCAATGACGCCAATGACCTAACTGCATTGACACCGGGTCACTTTTTGGTGGGCCGTGAATTAACAGCAGTTCCTGAGCCGAGCTACGGCAATGTGCGAGTATCGTCTTTGTCCAGATGGCAGCACTTACAGAAGTTGAAGCAAGATTTTTGGGCTAGATGGTCAGCAGAATACCTGAGCGAATTGCAGCCGAGGAGTAAGTGGTATAAGGGCAAGGTAACCATTCGTCCAGGAATGCTGGTGGTAATAAGGGAAGACAACGTGGCACCTCAACTGTGGCACCTTGGCCGCATAACGGAGGTTACACCAGGTGCTGAAGGCTTGGTCCGCGTGGTAAAGATTCGTACGACTAATGGAGAAGTAAGCCGATCAGTCAGCAAGATTGCGATTTTGCCCATTGAGGATTCCAGCGAAGGAATGAATTGA